One region of Triticum aestivum cultivar Chinese Spring chromosome 6B, IWGSC CS RefSeq v2.1, whole genome shotgun sequence genomic DNA includes:
- the LOC123135207 gene encoding acetylserotonin O-methyltransferase 1, translating to MAHVQAENEVMSADDRLQAQLELYHHSLAFVKSMALRAAADLRIPEAIHRRGGTATLSDIASDTGIHATKFAHLRRLMRVLTITGIFSSSSDAVFKLTPVSRLLAEGGQSSCNLSPVVVGVFVNPVAVTALLSIPKWFTDERAAALSLFEVAHGCTRWEMAAKEKGDSSLLDAGMVADSTIIMEVLLRDSHSIFEGVSSLVDVGGGHGAVAAAVARAFPEVNCTVLDLPHVVAGAPANESIQFVAGDMFEHIPSADVVLLKWILHCWQDEHCINILRRCKEAIPSRDAGGKVIIIDMVVGYAGAASAENVSMETQVLSDVYKMYMDGVEREEDEWAKIFSEAGFSDYKISPVLGFRSIIEVYP from the exons ATGGCTCATGTGCAAGCTGAGAACGAGGTGATGAGTGCTGATGACAGGCTCCAAGCTCAGCTCGAGCTCTACCACCACTCCCTCGCCTTTGTCAAGTCCATGGCCCTCAGGGCCGCCGCTGACCTGCGCATCCCTGAGGCCATCCACCGTCGTGGCGGCACCGCCACCTTGTCTGACATTGCGTCTGACACCGGGATTCACGCGACTAAGTTCGCGCACCTCCGGCGGCTCATGCGCGTGCTAACCATCACCGGCATATTCTCCAGCAGCAGCGATGCCGTGTTCAAGCTAACCCCGGTGTCACGCCTCCTTGCCGAAGGCGGCCAAAGCTCGTGCAACCTGTCTCCGGTGGTTGTGGGTGTCTTTGTCAACCCGGTCGCTGTGACAGCCCTCCTCAGCATACCCAAGTGGTTCACCGACGAGCGGGCAGCAGCGCTGTCGCTCTTCGAGGTGGCCCACGGCTGCACACGCTGGGAGATGGCAGCAAAGGAGAAGGGCGACAGCAGCTTGTTGGATGCCGGAATGGTCGCGGATAGCACCATCATCATGGAGGTCCTTCTGAGGGACAGTCACAGCATCTTCGAGGGGGTGAGCTCGCTGGTCGATGTTGGCGGCGGACATGGCGCGGTGGCTGCGGCCGTCGCGAGGGCGTTCCCGGAAGTCAACTGCACAGTTTTGGACCTCCCACACGTTGTAGCCGGGGCACCCGCCAATGAAAGCATCCAGTTTGTCGCTGGTGATATGTTCGAACACATTCCATCAGCAGACGTCGTTCTACTCAAG TGGATTCTGCATTGTTGGCAAGATGAGCACTGCATCAACATACTGCGACGGTGCAAGGAAGCCATCCCGTCAAGGGATGCAGGCGGGAAGGTGATAATCATCGATATGGTCGTCGGCTATGCTGGTGCTGCGTCAGCGGAAAATGTTTCAATGGAGACGCAGGTTCTGTCAGATGTTTACAAGATGTACATGGACGGGGTTGAGCGAGAGGAGGATGAGTGGGCCAAGATCTTCTCTGAAGCTGGGTTCAGTGACTATAAGATCTCGCCCGTGTTGGGGTTTCGATCCATCATCGAGGTCTACCCTTGA
- the LOC123140028 gene encoding ABC transporter F family member 3: MAALAETSMGVVREVLGDSVVDEVDEPIVSYIANVLADQDFDFGPPDGHGIFHALGDLLIDARCVYDRDHCLEVCTKLCEKLGSHGIVKPKAAVRSLATPLRMNAGMEEQVAPKKPENIFDAPLLSSRDKAKLERNKRKEDRQREAQYQMHVAEMEALRAGMPPVYVNHSNVGGTTIRDIHMENFSVTVGGRDLIQDVTLTLAFGRHYGLVGRNGTGKTSLLRAMAQHAIDGIPKNCQILHVEQEVTGDDTTALQCVLNADVERVQLMQEEAQLGQLLKDLEYEAESKQRVDKSKGDVDKDSISKRLEEIYKRLEFIDADAAEARAASILAGLSFTPEMQCKNTKSFSGGWRMRIALARALFIEPDLLLLDEPTNHLDLHAVLWLETYLLKWPKTFIVVSHAREFLNTVVTDVLHLHGKKLHAYKGDYDTFERTREEHLKNQMKAFETNEKARGHMQAFIDKFRYNAKRASLVQSRIKALERMEHVDAVVSDPDYKFEFPTPDDRPGPPIISFSDASFGYPGGPILFKNLNFGIDLDSRIAMVGSNGIGKSTILKLISGDLQPTSGTVFRSPKVRMAVFSQHHVDGLDLTVNPLLYMMRCFPGVPEQKLRSHLGSFGVTGNLALQSMYTLSGGQKSRVAFAKITFKKPHIILLDEPSNHLDLDAVEALIQGLLIFQGGVLMVSHDEHLITGSVDELWAVTDGKVAPFPGTFKEYKKMLTT; encoded by the exons ATGGCGGCGCTGGCGGAGACGAGCATGGGGGTGGTGCGGGAGGTGTTGGGCGACTCGGTGGTGGACGAGGTGGACGAGCCCATCGTCTCCTACATCGCCAACGTCCTCGCCGACCAGGACTTCGACTTCGGCCCCCCCGACGGCCACGGCATCTTCCACGCCCTCGGCGACCTCCTCATCGACGCCCGCTGCGTCTACGACCGCGACCACTGCCTCGAG GTCTGCACTAAGCTCTGCGAGAAGTTGGGGAGCCATGGCATCGTCAAGCCTAAGGCGGCCGTGCGGAGCCTCGCCACGCCCCTGCGCATGAACGCGGGGATGGAGGAGCAGGTCGCTCCCAAGAAGCCAGAGAATATCTTCGACGCGCCCTTGCTGTCCTCGCGCGACAAGGCCAAGCTCGAGCGCAACAAGAGAAAAGAGGACAGGCAAAGAGAG GCCCAGTACCAAATGCATGTTGCCGAAATGGAGGCGCTCAGGGCTGGAATGCCCCCAGTTTATGTAAATCACAGTAATGTGGGTGGCACAACCATTAGGGATATCCATATGGAGAACTTCAGTGTTACTGTTGGAGGTCGTGATCTTATTCAAGATGTCACCTTGACGCTCGCTTTTGGAAGGCACTATG GTCTTGTTGGAAGAAATGGTACTGGAAAGACTTCTCTTCTCAGAGCTATGGCTCAACATGCAATTGATGGAATTCCTAAGAACTGCCAGATATTGCACGTTGAACAAGAGGTCACGGGTGATGACACTACAGCTTTGCAGTGTGTGCTGAATGCTGATGTTGAACGGGTCCAGCTTATGCAAGAAGAGGCCCAGCTGGGTCAATTACTG AAAGATCTAGAGTATGAGGCAGAGTCCAAACAGAGGGTAGACAAGAGCAAGGGTGATGTTGACAAAGATTCTATCAGCAAGAGGCTTGAGGAGATATACAAGAGACTTGAATTCATTGATGCAGATGCAGCAGAAGCTCGTGCGGCATCAATTCTGGCG GGTCTCAGTTTCACTCCAGAAATGCAATGCAAAAATACAAAATCATTTTCGGGAGGATGGCGGATGAGAATAGCACTAGCACGTGCTCTATTCATTGAGCCAGATTTACTGCTACTTGATGAGCCAACA AATCATCTTGATCTGCATGCTGTGTTATGGTTAGAAACATACCTCCTGAAGTGGCCAAAGACATTCATTGTTGTGTCCCACGCTAGAGAGTTTCTGAATACG GTTGTCACCGACGTTCTTCACCTACATGGTAAGAAGCTACATGCTTACAAAGGTGACTATGACACATTTGAGAGGACAAGGGAGGAGCACCTCAAGAATCAGATGAAAGCCTTCGAAACAAATGAGAAGGCCAGAGGACACATGCAG GCATTCATTGACAAGTTCAGATACAATGCAAAGAGAGCATCACTTGTTCAATCAAGAATCAAG GCATTGGAGCGAATGGAACATGTTGACGCAGTTGTTAGTGACCCAGA CTATAAATTCGAATTTCCAACTCCAGATGACCGTCCTGGACCACCAATCATTAGCTTCAG TGACGCATCATTTGGTTATCCTGGAGGGCCTATTTTGTTTAAAAACTTGAATTTTGGTATCGACCTCGACAGCCGCATAGCAA TGGTTGGTTCAAACGGTATCGGGAAGTCCACTATACTGAAATTAATATCTGGAGACCTGCAGCCAACTTCGGGAACAGTGTTTCGCTCCCCCAAG GTCCGCATGGCTGTATTCAGTCAGCATCATGTTGATGGACTTGATCTGACGGTGAACCCCCTTCTGTACATGATGAGATGCTTCCCG GGTGTACCTGAACAGAAACTGAGGTCACATTTGGGTTCCTTCGGTGTTACAGGAAATCTTGCCCTCCAATCTATGTACACTTTATCAG GTGGTCAGAAGAGTAGGGTCGCGTTTGCGAAGATCACCTTCAAGAAGCCGCACATTATCCTTCTTGATGAGCCTTCTAACCATCTT GATCTCGACGCAGTGGAGGCGCTCATCCAGGGTCTGCTCATATTCCAGGGAGGAGTGCTGATG GTGAGTCACGACGAGCATCTGATCACGGGGAGTGTGGACGAGCTCTGGGCGGTGACGGACGGCAAGGTCGCCCCGTTCCCGGGCACGTTCAAGGAGTACAAGAAGATGCTCACGACATGA